A DNA window from Chryseobacterium sp. MEBOG06 contains the following coding sequences:
- a CDS encoding helix-turn-helix transcriptional regulator: MGEIVPDHAIARQILDFFGEDHRNGVPEIFTNDVGTFETLTLYKGDEFLVKEYKSTYDEDYTMKFCTDESKYIELAFFLDGSEVIRDSVNGRIGEYKLFHHYIYFTQGNSDVEIYFQKEICYKNLDIYVAKDYFHQLAENSDALKDFIRKIDREKSASLFPEGLPITPQMMSILLEIKKCTLEGFYRDYYIKSRILSLLLLIFEFAKSEEEATSPKSKTSISTTEIHKLMEVKEFVEGNLKSFYTIEQLSLKFGINEFKLKTGFKELFGEGVFHYASKLRMKEALYLLKNADFSIKEIAYHLGYASPSSFSVAFKNEMGVGPSYYRKKNLL, translated from the coding sequence TTGGGAGAGATCGTACCGGACCATGCAATAGCGAGGCAAATTTTAGACTTCTTTGGTGAAGATCACAGAAATGGAGTGCCTGAAATCTTTACTAACGATGTAGGAACATTCGAAACTCTTACATTATATAAGGGAGATGAGTTTCTGGTAAAAGAGTATAAATCTACGTATGATGAAGACTATACAATGAAATTCTGTACTGATGAGTCAAAATATATAGAACTCGCATTTTTTCTTGACGGCTCAGAGGTTATCAGAGATTCTGTAAATGGACGAATTGGAGAATATAAGCTGTTTCACCATTATATTTACTTTACCCAGGGGAATTCTGATGTTGAAATTTATTTTCAAAAAGAAATCTGTTATAAAAACCTGGATATCTATGTGGCCAAGGATTATTTTCATCAGTTAGCAGAGAATAGTGATGCATTAAAAGATTTTATCAGGAAAATAGACCGGGAGAAATCTGCCAGCCTTTTCCCTGAAGGACTTCCAATAACTCCACAGATGATGAGCATCTTGCTGGAGATAAAAAAATGTACTTTGGAGGGCTTTTACCGGGATTATTATATCAAAAGCAGGATATTAAGCCTATTACTACTCATTTTCGAATTTGCAAAAAGTGAAGAAGAGGCGACCTCACCGAAAAGCAAAACGTCTATAAGTACTACGGAGATCCACAAACTGATGGAAGTAAAAGAGTTTGTAGAAGGAAATCTGAAATCATTTTATACAATAGAACAGCTTTCTTTGAAATTTGGGATTAATGAGTTTAAATTAAAAACCGGATTTAAGGAATTGTTCGGAGAGGGTGTTTTCCATTATGCTTCCAAACTCAGAATGAAAGAAGCACTCTATTTACTGAAAAATGCTGACTTTTCGATCAAAGAAATTGCCTATCATCTTGGTTATGCTTCTCCATCTTCCTTTAGTGTCGCTTTTAAAAACGAAATGGGAGTAGGCCCTAGTTATTATCGTAAGAAAAATTTATTGTAA
- a CDS encoding ThiF family adenylyltransferase, producing MEEQYSRNRLYVKEEEQNIIKNFSILLAGCGIGSNIAECALRFGFENITLIDGDTIEQSNLNRQNYTYQDISSYKAETLYHRLKSINPNANIKYHSEFINQDNVSEIIGEHDIAINALDFSTDIPIIFDKICQERNIPVLHPYNLGWGALVMVISESMGLESLKKDEEVFNEVSVVQYVSSHMRYWGHPQKWLEDIVDEYLNENKRLPPPQLAIASSLGAASCVKIAFNIATNKPIRKFPEFYLTTID from the coding sequence ATGGAAGAGCAATATTCCCGAAACAGGCTGTATGTAAAAGAAGAAGAACAGAATATTATTAAAAATTTTTCTATTTTACTAGCCGGATGCGGTATTGGCAGTAATATTGCGGAATGCGCCTTACGTTTTGGCTTTGAGAACATTACACTGATAGATGGGGATACTATTGAACAGTCTAATCTTAACAGGCAAAATTATACGTATCAGGATATCTCTTCTTATAAAGCAGAAACTTTATACCACCGGCTGAAAAGCATTAATCCAAATGCCAATATAAAGTACCACAGCGAATTCATCAATCAGGATAATGTGTCGGAGATTATTGGAGAGCATGACATTGCTATCAATGCTCTGGACTTCTCCACAGATATTCCGATTATTTTCGACAAAATATGCCAGGAAAGGAATATTCCTGTTCTACACCCTTATAATCTGGGCTGGGGCGCACTGGTTATGGTAATCTCTGAAAGCATGGGATTAGAATCTTTAAAGAAAGATGAGGAAGTTTTTAATGAGGTGAGTGTTGTACAATATGTATCCAGCCACATGAGATACTGGGGGCATCCTCAGAAATGGCTGGAAGATATCGTTGATGAGTATCTCAACGAAAATAAACGGCTTCCGCCACCTCAGCTGGCTATTGCTTCTTCTCTGGGTGCTGCAAGCTGTGTAAAGATAGCGTTCAATATTGCGACCAATAAGCCTATAAGAAAGTTCCCGGAATTTTATTTAACAACTATTGATTAA
- a CDS encoding DUF7005 family protein, whose protein sequence is MDALKQDNELETYFQNKFSSEDISTISSEENSCVKFWENYLETGNFSAFHILKNFYPQLCFPIQTDIHKTGDYINAVLKGKDSYRTLEEKLELNDAAGLKIKIHNSIAGTIPVVSINDNDDFTTLVQSFLHKNNPAPIPQSMGAFLASGINNWARIHNLKEKWIVNNPLGNWNSEFSENILPNPEMYKDKIIVLSTKPYSNVPADQLGLLQEKWTACSYTIRLEHECTHLYTLKRYGSASNNLHDELIADYIGICKAFGRYNKEWMLAFMGLENYPHYREGARLENYLKNIQIHEDDFQKLTDTIKNAIETIARFDDELGPIKSDKDQIARIESLCETDLIDIASQEGGYMLVTKYNEKVLKS, encoded by the coding sequence ATGGACGCATTGAAACAGGACAATGAACTTGAAACGTATTTTCAAAATAAATTTTCTTCAGAAGATATCAGTACCATATCCTCTGAAGAAAATTCTTGTGTAAAGTTTTGGGAAAACTACCTGGAAACTGGAAACTTTAGCGCATTTCATATTCTAAAAAACTTTTATCCTCAATTATGCTTTCCCATACAAACAGACATACATAAGACAGGAGACTATATCAATGCTGTTTTGAAAGGAAAAGATTCATACAGAACTCTGGAAGAAAAATTGGAACTGAACGATGCGGCTGGCTTAAAAATCAAAATACATAATAGTATTGCAGGAACAATCCCTGTAGTTTCAATAAATGACAATGACGATTTTACCACCCTCGTACAGAGTTTTCTCCATAAAAATAACCCAGCGCCAATACCCCAGTCTATGGGGGCTTTTCTGGCCAGTGGAATAAATAATTGGGCCAGAATTCATAATTTAAAAGAAAAGTGGATCGTAAATAACCCTCTGGGAAACTGGAACAGTGAATTCTCTGAAAATATTCTGCCCAATCCGGAAATGTACAAAGATAAAATCATCGTATTAAGTACAAAACCCTACAGCAATGTTCCCGCAGATCAATTAGGCCTTTTGCAGGAGAAATGGACGGCCTGTTCCTACACAATAAGACTGGAACATGAATGTACACATCTGTATACCTTAAAAAGATACGGGTCAGCTTCCAATAATCTACATGATGAGCTTATAGCCGATTATATCGGAATATGCAAAGCTTTTGGAAGATACAACAAAGAATGGATGCTTGCATTCATGGGCCTGGAAAACTATCCTCACTATAGAGAAGGAGCAAGATTAGAGAATTACCTTAAAAATATACAGATACATGAAGATGATTTCCAAAAGCTGACAGACACTATTAAAAATGCCATTGAAACCATTGCCCGCTTCGATGATGAATTGGGCCCTATAAAATCAGATAAAGATCAAATTGCGAGAATAGAATCCCTTTGCGAAACAGATCTTATTGATATAGCCTCCCAAGAGGGAGGCTATATGCTGGTGACGAAGTATAATGAAAAGGTTTTAAAAAGCTGA
- a CDS encoding NHLP bacteriocin export ABC transporter permease/ATPase subunit encodes MPVKEKIYINVENPFTLNDTDKFWMVLSGEVNVFYTKIDESGNYLIPLKHFYTVQKGEILFSLLTETATENNTRLIAFSNDAKLLPIDKSKLLEMDHFFLKNMMNQWISKTTSVVCNGNSPRVYKALDEYKVTLLEKNSIAFPSSGINWVHILKGEVNIYAESTNISYDKLPGFLTPVSNKLWIKSLSNDTEIKVLSTREVLQDEIYFLLSLTKLEEHFYTQLNAIIDTQKLEESKHFQEKRVIEEESIRSTLQKIRSIVAGNNENTYAKASQISNRKNVLFSTCQLIGEQSGFKMDEPKHIESYENSVTNQLYAIAKSSRIRIRKIILRGTWWKEENGHLLAFTKKDKTPVALLQATSSSYILKDLSTGIETIINNEIAETLEPIGYMFFSGFDGKMTSVKKVANFAIKGVKKDAKVLILAALAGSVIGLLVPILSGMMYDDVIPTADKSLHTEVFTIMVMIGLVTAGLHLAQGVLQLRVETKSSINLQAGVMDHMLRLPVTFYKKFSAGDLTNRVLSINTIRQIVSSTLMTAVLSGAFSFVNLGLLFYYDSKLAWIGVCLGLIAVVFMITIGWLKLKYDREVSKYQGEIQGFLFEFLSGISKIRITGGERRIFTLWADKFSKLKKLGFVSGSYQNFVETFNASYPLLTSIFFFSFLYYTVLNSDTATTMLTVGAFMAFITAFNQFLGDSLRLSMALITSLNVITLYERVKPILEEETESADQSVDPGELAGDIEMNSVSFRYNEDQPLVLNNVTFKIKPGEMVAFVGASGSGKSTIMRLLLGFEYPELGSIYFDGDSFDSMNKELVRRQIGVVLQNGSLMSGSIYQNIVGNSELTLDDAWDAARMAGMEEDIKQMPMEMHTVVSEGAGTFSGGQRQRLMIARAIVHKPRLLFMDEATSALDNRTQNIVSESLDKLQATRIIIAHRLSTIKNADRIYVMDKGTIVETGTYEELMELDGLFSQLAKRQIA; translated from the coding sequence ATGCCTGTAAAAGAAAAGATATATATAAATGTTGAAAATCCTTTTACCCTGAATGATACTGACAAGTTTTGGATGGTACTTTCCGGTGAGGTAAATGTATTTTACACTAAAATAGACGAAAGCGGTAACTATTTGATTCCCTTAAAGCACTTTTATACCGTGCAGAAAGGAGAGATCTTATTTAGCTTGCTGACAGAAACCGCTACAGAAAATAACACAAGACTTATTGCGTTTTCAAATGATGCAAAACTATTGCCTATTGATAAAAGCAAACTCCTTGAGATGGATCATTTCTTTCTGAAGAATATGATGAATCAGTGGATTTCCAAAACCACTTCTGTAGTATGCAATGGCAACAGCCCAAGAGTTTATAAAGCTTTGGATGAGTATAAAGTGACCCTGTTAGAAAAAAACAGCATTGCTTTCCCTTCCAGTGGGATCAACTGGGTGCATATCCTGAAAGGAGAAGTCAATATTTATGCGGAAAGTACTAATATCAGCTATGATAAACTTCCCGGCTTTCTTACCCCTGTATCAAACAAACTATGGATAAAATCATTAAGTAATGATACCGAGATAAAAGTATTGAGTACAAGAGAGGTTCTTCAGGATGAGATCTATTTTTTACTTTCATTAACGAAGCTGGAAGAACATTTTTACACTCAGCTCAATGCGATTATAGATACTCAGAAACTGGAAGAAAGTAAGCATTTCCAGGAAAAGCGGGTAATAGAAGAAGAGAGTATTAGAAGTACTTTACAGAAAATAAGATCCATTGTAGCAGGCAATAATGAGAACACATATGCTAAAGCATCACAAATCTCCAATAGGAAGAATGTTCTTTTTTCAACCTGTCAGTTAATAGGAGAGCAGTCCGGCTTTAAAATGGACGAGCCTAAACACATAGAATCCTACGAAAATAGCGTTACCAATCAGCTTTATGCCATCGCAAAAAGTTCCAGAATACGAATTCGTAAAATAATTCTGAGAGGAACCTGGTGGAAAGAAGAAAACGGACATCTACTGGCATTCACCAAAAAAGATAAAACTCCTGTTGCTTTATTACAGGCGACCTCCAGCAGTTATATATTAAAAGACCTGTCAACCGGAATAGAAACAATCATCAATAATGAGATCGCAGAAACATTGGAACCTATAGGCTACATGTTTTTCTCAGGATTTGACGGGAAGATGACTTCCGTAAAAAAAGTAGCAAACTTTGCCATAAAGGGAGTAAAGAAAGACGCAAAAGTGCTTATACTAGCTGCTTTGGCAGGAAGTGTGATCGGTTTGCTGGTCCCTATATTGTCGGGAATGATGTATGATGACGTTATTCCTACAGCAGACAAGTCACTTCATACAGAGGTTTTTACCATTATGGTAATGATCGGTCTTGTCACAGCGGGATTACATCTCGCTCAGGGAGTATTACAATTAAGAGTAGAAACCAAGTCCAGTATCAATCTTCAGGCCGGCGTTATGGATCATATGCTGAGACTGCCAGTTACTTTCTACAAAAAATTTAGTGCAGGAGACCTTACAAACAGGGTGTTAAGCATAAATACAATACGTCAGATTGTTTCAAGCACCTTGATGACGGCAGTACTGAGTGGAGCATTTTCTTTTGTAAACCTTGGCCTTCTCTTTTATTATGACTCTAAATTGGCATGGATTGGAGTATGTTTAGGACTTATTGCTGTTGTTTTTATGATTACGATTGGCTGGCTTAAGCTGAAGTATGATAGAGAAGTATCTAAATATCAGGGAGAAATACAGGGGTTTCTGTTTGAATTTTTATCGGGGATTTCCAAAATAAGAATAACAGGAGGAGAAAGAAGAATCTTTACCCTTTGGGCTGACAAATTTTCTAAGTTAAAAAAATTAGGATTTGTCTCAGGAAGCTATCAGAACTTTGTTGAAACATTTAATGCTTCCTATCCTCTTTTGACAAGTATATTCTTTTTTTCTTTTCTTTATTATACCGTACTTAATTCCGATACAGCTACAACAATGCTGACGGTAGGAGCATTTATGGCATTCATTACGGCGTTCAACCAATTTTTGGGTGACAGTTTACGATTAAGCATGGCTTTGATTACTTCACTGAATGTGATCACTTTATATGAAAGAGTAAAACCTATTTTAGAAGAAGAAACAGAATCTGCAGACCAGAGCGTAGATCCGGGAGAACTCGCAGGAGATATCGAAATGAATTCTGTTTCATTCAGATACAACGAAGACCAGCCTTTAGTCCTGAATAATGTTACCTTTAAAATTAAGCCCGGCGAAATGGTTGCTTTTGTAGGTGCTTCCGGATCAGGGAAATCTACCATTATGAGACTGCTTTTAGGATTTGAATATCCCGAGCTGGGATCTATTTATTTCGATGGCGACTCTTTTGACTCTATGAACAAAGAATTGGTAAGAAGGCAGATAGGAGTAGTATTGCAAAACGGATCACTGATGTCAGGAAGTATTTACCAGAATATTGTAGGAAATTCAGAATTGACGTTAGATGATGCCTGGGATGCCGCCAGAATGGCAGGTATGGAAGAAGATATTAAACAAATGCCTATGGAAATGCACACGGTGGTAAGTGAAGGAGCAGGAACATTTTCAGGAGGGCAGAGACAGCGTCTGATGATCGCCCGTGCCATTGTTCATAAACCAAGATTACTGTTTATGGATGAGGCAACCAGTGCATTAGATAACAGAACCCAGAATATCGTTTCAGAAAGTTTGGATAAACTGCAGGCAACCCGTATTATCATTGCTCACAGATTAAGCACCATTAAAAATGCAGACCGTATCTATGTGATGGATAAAGGAACTATCGTAGAAACAGGCACTTATGAAGAGCTGATGGAGCTGGATGGTCTTTTCTCTCAATTGGCAAAAAGACAGATTGCTTAG
- a CDS encoding NHLP family bacteriocin export ABC transporter peptidase/permease/ATPase subunit, whose amino-acid sequence MGNKTNFVIEKQARPVKVPTVLQMESVECGAAALSIILGYFGKFVPLEKLRIACGVSRDGLKATNVIKAAKEYGLEAKGYAKSIEKVMQVKTPAIIFWNFNHFLVLEGFTKNKVYLSDPAQGRYQVTHEEFDDAYTGVVLTFEPGENFEKGNEKRGLMSSLASRVSNSKLSIIYLILASLFLVIPGLVIPSFIKIFIDKYLINGYSGFVMPLLLIMGAVLIVNSALVYIQQYYLLKLETKLALTTSSKFLWHVFHLPIAFFTQRYSGEIGNRVSLNDKVAKLLSGDLANAALNIIVVIFYAILMFSYDIPLTLIGIFMAGINVAVLRYVSTARKDGNRRLSNENGKLLGTTTSGISMIETLKASGRENDFFTNWIGYLSKVMNAQQELGWLTIKLNAIPPLVTSLTTTLILGVGALRIMDGEMTLGALVAFTYLMSNFISPVNQLISVGTMLHETESDMNRIDDVINYEVDDQFKENQEGESVVREEMNSKLVGYFEMRDVTFGYNTTTPALIENFNLKLKPGSRVALVGGSGSGKSTVAKIASGLYKPWKGEILLDGKNKEEIPRNVITESLAVIDQEVLIFNGTIKENISFWDATISDKSIIQSARDAAIHDVIAARNDAYDSTVLEGGSNFSGGQRQRLEIARALATNPSILIMDEATSALDPTAEKTVMDNVKKRGCTCLIVAHRLSTIIDCDEIIVMEYGKIVERGTHHELMKQNGVYSKLIETK is encoded by the coding sequence ATGGGTAACAAAACAAACTTTGTGATAGAAAAACAAGCAAGACCTGTAAAAGTTCCTACAGTTTTGCAGATGGAGAGTGTAGAATGCGGAGCCGCGGCATTGAGTATTATCTTAGGCTATTTCGGTAAATTCGTTCCCTTAGAGAAGTTGAGAATTGCCTGTGGAGTTTCCAGAGATGGGTTAAAAGCAACCAATGTCATAAAAGCAGCAAAAGAATATGGGCTGGAAGCAAAAGGATATGCCAAATCTATAGAAAAAGTAATGCAGGTCAAGACTCCGGCTATTATTTTCTGGAATTTTAATCACTTTTTGGTTTTAGAAGGCTTTACAAAAAATAAAGTATATCTGAGTGATCCGGCTCAGGGAAGATATCAGGTTACCCATGAAGAATTTGATGATGCCTATACAGGTGTTGTACTTACTTTCGAGCCTGGTGAAAACTTTGAAAAAGGGAATGAAAAAAGAGGACTGATGTCTTCTTTGGCGTCAAGGGTATCCAATTCCAAGTTGAGTATCATCTATCTTATATTGGCCAGCCTTTTTTTGGTTATTCCGGGATTGGTCATTCCGTCATTCATCAAAATCTTTATAGATAAATATTTGATCAACGGCTATTCAGGTTTTGTGATGCCTTTATTGCTGATTATGGGAGCCGTTCTGATAGTTAATTCTGCTTTGGTTTATATCCAGCAGTACTATCTTCTGAAATTGGAAACAAAATTGGCACTTACAACCTCCAGTAAATTTCTATGGCATGTATTTCATCTGCCCATTGCCTTTTTTACCCAACGGTATAGTGGTGAAATAGGAAATAGGGTTTCTCTGAATGATAAAGTTGCCAAGCTCTTAAGTGGAGATCTTGCCAATGCAGCCCTCAACATTATTGTCGTTATTTTTTATGCTATTTTAATGTTCTCCTATGACATTCCTCTGACCTTAATAGGAATATTTATGGCTGGCATTAATGTGGCCGTTTTAAGATACGTTTCCACAGCAAGAAAAGATGGTAACAGACGCTTAAGTAACGAAAATGGTAAATTGCTGGGAACCACCACATCAGGGATCAGTATGATAGAAACCCTGAAAGCTTCCGGAAGAGAAAATGATTTCTTTACCAACTGGATAGGATATCTGTCAAAAGTAATGAATGCTCAGCAGGAGTTAGGCTGGTTAACGATTAAGCTGAACGCAATCCCGCCACTTGTTACTTCCCTTACAACAACATTGATTTTAGGAGTAGGAGCATTAAGAATTATGGATGGAGAAATGACTCTTGGGGCTCTTGTAGCTTTTACCTATCTGATGAGTAACTTCATATCACCTGTTAACCAATTGATTTCTGTGGGGACCATGCTGCATGAAACTGAAAGTGATATGAACAGAATAGATGATGTAATAAACTATGAAGTAGATGATCAGTTTAAAGAAAATCAGGAAGGTGAATCCGTAGTTAGAGAAGAGATGAATAGTAAGTTGGTAGGCTATTTTGAAATGCGGGATGTTACATTTGGATACAATACTACAACGCCAGCCCTTATAGAAAATTTCAACTTAAAACTGAAGCCGGGGAGCAGAGTAGCTCTCGTAGGAGGATCGGGAAGTGGAAAGTCAACAGTCGCTAAAATAGCTTCAGGCTTATACAAACCCTGGAAAGGAGAGATCCTGCTCGACGGAAAAAATAAAGAAGAAATCCCAAGAAATGTAATTACTGAGTCATTAGCAGTGATTGATCAGGAAGTTCTTATTTTCAATGGGACCATCAAAGAAAATATATCCTTTTGGGATGCTACCATATCAGACAAAAGTATCATACAGTCTGCAAGAGATGCCGCCATTCATGATGTGATTGCCGCTAGGAATGATGCATATGACAGTACTGTTCTGGAAGGAGGGTCTAACTTTAGCGGTGGGCAGCGCCAGCGTCTGGAGATCGCAAGAGCATTGGCAACCAACCCTTCAATCTTAATAATGGATGAGGCAACCAGCGCACTAGACCCTACTGCTGAAAAGACGGTGATGGACAATGTCAAAAAAAGAGGCTGTACCTGCCTGATTGTAGCCCACAGACTAAGTACCATTATAGACTGTGATGAAATCATTGTAATGGAATACGGAAAAATAGTGGAAAGAGGAACCCATCATGAACTGATGAAACAAAATGGGGTCTACTCCAAATTAATTGAAACAAAATAA
- a CDS encoding NHLP bacteriocin system secretion protein, with product MSAGFFRKSALEKLSTPEKLDQLIKVTGPKAWIALVTVFIALGTGICWAVFGTVKTKLNAIGVVLGGEVHEVVATSQGQLVKLHVGIGDHVKKGDVIATIQQPDLYQQIEDAKAVLSDRKFEMGKLMAYGNQGSHLEGQLISQNRVSIQGEIEAEKKKLAFLYNQLESENNLLNKGLIIKSQVAGTKQQIDASKNTIERLKGQMAETSSQQHNIGFDLQQKITLQNQRISEAERNLQFLSERYETQNKIKSPYDGEVVEVLTDAGGVVGAGTPLFKLKNIGTEKLATLKGVLYIPSQDGKKIKKGMEAFVVPSTVQPQEYGFIEGKVTYVSDFPITQQGMMTSVKNDQLAKGLLASGPLFEVHVEFEKDPNSYSGYKWTSAKGPNVSIKEGTSCNGKITINQEPPATIVVPAFKKFFDLY from the coding sequence ATGTCAGCAGGTTTTTTTAGAAAGTCAGCATTAGAAAAACTATCTACTCCCGAAAAATTAGATCAGTTAATAAAAGTTACAGGTCCAAAAGCCTGGATTGCCCTTGTTACCGTCTTCATCGCATTGGGAACGGGGATTTGCTGGGCAGTATTCGGTACTGTGAAAACAAAGCTGAACGCAATAGGTGTGGTACTCGGTGGAGAAGTTCACGAAGTAGTTGCCACCTCTCAGGGGCAGCTTGTAAAATTACACGTTGGCATTGGAGACCATGTGAAAAAGGGAGATGTGATCGCCACCATCCAGCAGCCCGATCTTTATCAGCAGATTGAGGATGCAAAAGCAGTTCTGTCAGACAGGAAATTTGAGATGGGAAAATTAATGGCCTATGGAAATCAGGGAAGCCATCTGGAAGGGCAGTTGATCAGCCAAAACAGAGTTAGCATTCAGGGAGAAATAGAAGCAGAAAAGAAGAAGCTTGCATTTCTTTACAATCAATTAGAATCTGAAAACAATCTATTGAATAAAGGACTCATCATCAAATCTCAGGTCGCTGGAACCAAACAGCAGATAGACGCATCAAAAAATACGATCGAAAGGCTTAAAGGGCAGATGGCAGAAACGTCAAGCCAGCAGCATAATATCGGATTTGATTTACAGCAAAAAATAACCCTTCAAAATCAGCGTATTTCCGAAGCCGAAAGAAACCTCCAGTTTTTATCAGAAAGATATGAAACCCAAAATAAAATAAAAAGTCCTTACGATGGTGAAGTAGTAGAAGTACTGACTGATGCCGGAGGAGTGGTAGGTGCGGGGACACCATTATTCAAATTAAAAAACATAGGTACAGAAAAATTGGCAACCCTGAAGGGAGTACTTTATATCCCTTCTCAGGATGGTAAAAAAATTAAAAAAGGAATGGAAGCTTTTGTGGTTCCTTCCACTGTACAGCCCCAGGAATATGGATTTATTGAAGGAAAAGTTACCTATGTCTCAGATTTCCCCATTACCCAGCAGGGAATGATGACTTCTGTGAAAAATGATCAGTTGGCCAAAGGATTATTAGCTTCAGGACCTCTGTTTGAAGTTCATGTAGAATTTGAAAAAGATCCTAATTCCTATAGTGGTTATAAATGGACTTCCGCCAAAGGGCCCAATGTTTCCATAAAAGAAGGAACTTCCTGCAATGGTAAGATTACAATAAATCAGGAACCGCCTGCTACCATTGTAGTTCCAGCGTTTAAAAAATTCTTTGATCTGTACTAA